The Streptomyces griseiscabiei genome includes a window with the following:
- the hemB gene encoding porphobilinogen synthase, with the protein MSKYGSFPGTRPRRLRTTPVMRRMVAETRLHPADFILPAFVREGVSEPVPIEAMPGVVQHTRDSLKKAAAEAVEAGVSGIMLFGVPEDGKKDANGTPGTDPDGILQVALRDVRAEVGDELLVMSDLCLDETTDHGHCGVLDDQGRVDNDATLERYAEMAQVQADAGAHVVGPSGMMDGQIGVVRDALDQIGREDVAILAYTAKYASAFYGPFREAVGSSLKGDRKTYQQDPANLRESLRELALDLEEGADMVMVKPAGPYLDVLARVADAVDVPVAAYQISGEYSMVEAAAEKGWIDRERAILETLTGIKRAGAQNILTYWAVEAARLLR; encoded by the coding sequence ATGTCGAAGTACGGATCGTTTCCCGGTACGCGGCCCCGCCGGCTTCGTACGACGCCTGTGATGCGGCGGATGGTGGCCGAGACGCGGCTGCATCCGGCCGACTTCATTCTGCCCGCGTTCGTGCGGGAGGGTGTGAGCGAGCCGGTGCCGATCGAGGCGATGCCGGGGGTCGTGCAGCACACGCGGGACAGTCTGAAGAAGGCCGCCGCGGAGGCCGTGGAGGCCGGGGTCTCCGGGATCATGCTGTTCGGGGTGCCGGAGGACGGGAAGAAGGACGCGAACGGGACGCCGGGCACCGATCCCGACGGGATTCTGCAGGTCGCGCTGCGGGATGTGCGGGCCGAGGTCGGGGACGAGCTGCTCGTGATGTCCGATCTCTGTCTCGACGAGACCACCGATCACGGACACTGCGGGGTGCTCGACGACCAGGGGCGTGTCGACAACGACGCGACGCTGGAGCGGTACGCCGAGATGGCCCAGGTGCAGGCCGACGCCGGTGCGCACGTCGTCGGGCCCAGCGGGATGATGGACGGCCAGATCGGGGTCGTACGGGACGCCCTCGACCAGATCGGGCGCGAGGATGTCGCCATCCTCGCCTACACCGCCAAGTACGCGTCCGCCTTCTACGGGCCCTTCCGGGAGGCGGTCGGTTCGTCGCTGAAGGGGGACCGGAAGACCTACCAGCAGGACCCCGCCAATCTGCGGGAGTCGCTGCGGGAGCTGGCCCTCGATCTGGAGGAGGGCGCCGACATGGTGATGGTCAAGCCGGCCGGGCCCTATCTGGACGTGCTCGCGCGGGTCGCGGACGCCGTGGACGTGCCGGTCGCCGCGTACCAGATCTCCGGGGAGTACTCGATGGTCGAGGCCGCCGCCGAGAAGGGGTGGATCGACCGGGAGCGGGCCATCCTGGAGACGCTGACCGGGATCAAGCGGGCGGGCGCGCAGAACATCCTCACGTACTGGGCCGTCGAGGCGGCCCGTCTGCTGCGCTGA
- a CDS encoding DUF4232 domain-containing protein — protein MRTFRTARVARPARLLAATGAALAALALTACDNGMGTRDEGASGGSSSASRTTGTSGSTGTSGSTSGGGSTTGGGTATTGGGTADKASSQTSQTPQTGGGAKDASDTSDPWDPANRVTCDGSNTTVTARTPSRPINHLLITVKNTGSKYCDLYYNPTVRFGEAQSAPRVIEESQPQAVVTLAPGESGYAGVLLSAADGSGGKGTTEKKVVIRFQGAEQGSDTGSPASPALPAAGVHVDNSVAVTYWQSTAADALQY, from the coding sequence ATGCGTACGTTCCGCACCGCCCGTGTCGCCCGGCCCGCCCGTCTGCTCGCCGCGACCGGAGCCGCCCTCGCCGCCTTGGCCCTCACGGCGTGCGACAACGGCATGGGCACACGGGACGAGGGCGCGTCGGGCGGCTCCTCCTCGGCCTCGCGGACCACGGGCACCTCGGGCTCGACGGGCACCTCGGGCTCCACCTCGGGCGGCGGTTCGACCACGGGCGGCGGCACCGCCACCACCGGCGGCGGCACGGCCGACAAGGCCTCCTCGCAGACCTCGCAGACCCCGCAGACGGGCGGCGGGGCCAAGGACGCCTCGGACACCTCCGACCCCTGGGACCCCGCCAACCGCGTCACCTGCGACGGCTCCAACACCACCGTCACCGCCAGGACGCCGTCCCGCCCGATCAACCACCTGCTGATCACCGTCAAGAACACCGGCTCGAAGTACTGCGACCTCTACTACAACCCCACGGTCCGCTTCGGCGAGGCGCAGTCGGCGCCCCGTGTGATCGAGGAGTCCCAGCCGCAGGCCGTGGTCACCCTGGCCCCCGGCGAGTCCGGCTACGCGGGCGTCCTGCTCTCCGCCGCCGACGGCAGCGGCGGCAAGGGCACCACGGAGAAGAAGGTCGTCATCCGCTTCCAGGGCGCCGAGCAGGGCAGCGACACCGGCTCCCCCGCGTCCCCCGCCCTCCCGGCCGCGGGCGTCCACGTCGACAACTCCGTGGCCGTCACCTACTGGCAGTCGACCGCGGCGGACGCCCTCCAGTACTGA
- a CDS encoding helix-turn-helix domain-containing protein: MRADFAELLRELKERSGLSYGVLAKRLHMSTSTLHRYCNGDAVPTDYAPVERLARLCRATPDELVELHRAWVLADAVRRRKGSEETRAASASASAGVTVEDPAPDAGVEPAAESEAEPEAATGPAAGTGPAAGTEPEGETETLVGGGASRRAGERVPARRRTRVALVAGVAVAAVLGAVTLAVSLPSGGKGSGPERTAGAASAGGDRAEGTAEGSPSPSGASPSASVSEPAGESGKGDEGGTRAGASASDTSTGPGGAGGGGTDASLPAPLTVKVEPYTWESPCSQRYLVDSPPTEVGPPPPEQDAAGWVASEGAVSSGQQFLTLTLQGTGEETVVVRSLKVRTAGKRAPLAWNDYGMGYPGVGCGAGVPTRSFTIALDAARPDVKPKAGSRNFPYSVSESDPEVYYITADASAYSVSWYLELRWSSGDRSGTLTVNDDGRPFRTSGNNGRPAFEYPLGGPKWVPEGTTLGDGGEG; the protein is encoded by the coding sequence GTGCGGGCTGACTTTGCCGAGCTGCTGCGGGAGTTGAAGGAGCGCTCCGGGCTGAGCTACGGGGTGCTCGCCAAGCGGCTCCACATGAGTACGTCGACACTTCACCGGTACTGCAACGGCGACGCCGTACCGACGGACTACGCCCCCGTCGAGCGGCTCGCCCGGCTCTGCAGGGCGACCCCGGACGAACTGGTCGAGCTGCACCGGGCGTGGGTGCTCGCGGACGCGGTACGGCGGCGCAAGGGGAGCGAGGAGACGAGGGCCGCTTCGGCTTCAGCTTCCGCCGGGGTGACGGTGGAGGATCCGGCTCCGGACGCGGGGGTCGAGCCGGCCGCCGAGAGCGAGGCGGAGCCGGAGGCGGCGACCGGACCGGCCGCCGGGACCGGACCGGCCGCCGGGACCGAGCCGGAGGGCGAAACCGAGACGCTGGTCGGGGGCGGGGCCTCCCGGCGCGCGGGGGAGCGCGTGCCCGCTCGGCGGCGTACGCGGGTCGCGTTGGTCGCCGGGGTGGCCGTGGCCGCGGTGCTGGGCGCGGTGACGCTGGCGGTGAGTCTGCCGTCCGGGGGGAAGGGGAGCGGGCCGGAGCGTACGGCCGGGGCCGCGTCCGCCGGCGGCGACCGGGCGGAGGGGACGGCCGAGGGCTCCCCGTCGCCGTCCGGTGCCTCGCCCTCCGCTTCCGTGAGCGAGCCGGCCGGTGAGAGCGGCAAGGGGGACGAGGGCGGGACGAGGGCGGGTGCCTCGGCGTCGGACACGTCGACCGGCCCCGGCGGTGCGGGCGGGGGCGGTACGGACGCCTCCCTTCCGGCACCGCTGACCGTGAAGGTGGAGCCGTACACCTGGGAGAGCCCCTGCTCCCAGCGGTATCTGGTCGACAGTCCGCCCACCGAGGTCGGGCCTCCGCCGCCGGAGCAGGACGCGGCGGGCTGGGTGGCGTCGGAGGGGGCCGTGTCGTCGGGGCAGCAGTTCCTGACGCTCACCCTGCAGGGCACCGGCGAGGAGACCGTGGTCGTACGGAGTCTCAAGGTCCGGACGGCCGGCAAGCGGGCGCCTCTCGCCTGGAACGACTACGGCATGGGGTACCCGGGTGTCGGCTGCGGGGCCGGTGTCCCGACCCGGTCCTTCACCATCGCCCTCGATGCCGCGCGCCCCGATGTGAAGCCCAAGGCGGGCAGCCGGAACTTCCCCTACTCCGTCAGCGAGTCCGACCCCGAGGTGTACTACATCACCGCCGACGCCTCGGCGTACTCCGTCAGTTGGTACCTGGAACTGCGGTGGAGCAGCGGCGACCGCAGCGGCACGCTGACCGTGAACGACGACGGCCGGCCGTTCCGTACGAGCGGCAACAACGGGCGTCCGGCGTTCGAGTATCCGCTCGGTGGGCCGAAATGGGTGCCGGAGGGGACCACGCTGGGGGACGGCGGCGAGGGCTAA
- a CDS encoding SAM-dependent methyltransferase, whose amino-acid sequence MAGDALSQDPAELRKRIDTTKAHPARVYDVFLGGKDNYPVDRDAAGAALAANPRGYLDVRHNRDFMRRAVTTLAEEEGIRQFLDIGTGLPTAENVHQIAQRIVPDSRVVYVDNDPVVLAHARALLTSGPQGVTDYIDADFKVPGQILEAAAKTLDFDRPIALCLVALLHFVEDDEAYPVVRELVEALPAGSRLVLSHLTEDLNPAKIRAVQETYTKRGFTFVLRSRDEVARFFEQSGLVVDEPGVVPAHHWRFSGGAPVPPAVEPHVLAGMDDIEKVRYRDINDVTDADINVYAAVGRKR is encoded by the coding sequence ATGGCCGGTGACGCGCTCAGCCAGGACCCCGCCGAGCTGCGGAAGAGGATCGACACCACCAAGGCCCACCCGGCGCGGGTCTACGACGTCTTCCTCGGCGGCAAGGACAACTACCCCGTGGACCGCGACGCGGCCGGTGCGGCGCTCGCCGCCAATCCGCGCGGCTATCTCGACGTCCGGCACAACCGGGACTTCATGCGCCGCGCGGTGACCACGCTGGCCGAGGAGGAGGGCATCCGCCAGTTCCTCGACATCGGCACCGGGCTGCCGACCGCCGAGAACGTCCACCAGATCGCCCAGCGGATCGTCCCCGACTCGCGGGTCGTGTACGTCGACAACGACCCGGTGGTGCTCGCCCACGCGCGCGCGTTGCTCACGAGCGGGCCCCAGGGCGTCACGGACTACATCGACGCCGACTTCAAGGTGCCGGGGCAGATCCTCGAAGCGGCCGCGAAGACGCTCGACTTCGACCGGCCGATCGCGCTGTGCCTGGTGGCGCTCCTGCACTTCGTGGAGGACGACGAGGCGTACCCCGTGGTGCGGGAACTGGTGGAGGCGCTGCCCGCCGGGAGCCGGCTGGTCCTCAGCCATCTGACCGAGGATCTCAACCCCGCGAAGATCCGCGCGGTGCAGGAGACCTACACCAAGCGGGGGTTCACCTTCGTGCTGCGGTCCCGGGACGAGGTCGCCCGCTTCTTCGAGCAGAGCGGGCTCGTGGTGGACGAGCCCGGGGTGGTGCCGGCGCATCACTGGCGGTTCTCGGGTGGTGCGCCGGTGCCTCCGGCGGTCGAGCCGCATGTGCTGGCCGGGATGGACGACATCGAGAAGGTGCGGTACCGGGACATCAACGATGTGACCGACGCGGACATCAATGTGTATGCGGCGGTGGGGCGGAAGCGGTAG
- a CDS encoding phosphotransferase family protein produces MLPSVDTNDELEEVVGDEALLRPAAQDLCGSLGLAGARIVRFAEGSLPVYAVGDALVLKLYPGFEAAEAVREARLLSILWGKLPIPTPRLHAADQYKNGWRYVLMSRLPGEDLNEVWPRIPRPDQERVVVEAAEGLAALHALDATPVVPLTGPPDWGRFVAAQRLAAVEQQQMGGLTGPWLEQIPDFLRSVPLPAPRRPVLLHTEFMREHLTVDPADWRLTGLFDFEPAMVGDPAYDFVSVGLFLTRADPTLLKLFYEAYGHPPFAPRELMAYTLLHVYSDLNWYLRSLPAPPSQNFESLAETWFGTGG; encoded by the coding sequence ATGCTGCCCAGCGTGGACACGAACGACGAGTTGGAAGAAGTCGTCGGTGACGAGGCGCTGCTGCGACCGGCTGCCCAGGATCTCTGCGGCTCGCTCGGCCTCGCAGGCGCGCGAATCGTGCGTTTCGCCGAGGGCTCGCTGCCGGTGTACGCCGTCGGCGACGCTCTCGTCCTCAAGCTCTATCCGGGTTTCGAAGCCGCGGAAGCCGTCCGCGAAGCCCGTCTGCTGTCGATCCTGTGGGGCAAACTGCCCATCCCCACACCGCGGTTGCACGCCGCCGACCAGTACAAGAACGGCTGGCGCTATGTGCTGATGTCCCGGCTGCCCGGCGAGGACCTCAACGAGGTCTGGCCCCGGATCCCCCGGCCCGACCAGGAACGTGTCGTCGTCGAGGCCGCCGAGGGCCTCGCCGCCCTGCACGCCCTGGACGCCACTCCGGTCGTCCCGCTCACCGGCCCGCCGGACTGGGGCAGGTTCGTCGCCGCACAGCGCCTGGCGGCGGTCGAGCAGCAGCAGATGGGCGGTCTGACGGGCCCCTGGCTGGAACAGATCCCGGACTTCCTGCGCTCCGTCCCGCTGCCCGCCCCGCGCCGACCGGTCCTGCTGCACACCGAGTTCATGCGCGAGCACCTGACCGTCGACCCGGCCGACTGGCGCCTCACCGGCCTCTTCGACTTCGAACCGGCCATGGTCGGCGACCCCGCCTACGACTTCGTCAGCGTCGGCCTCTTCCTCACCCGCGCCGACCCCACCCTCCTCAAACTCTTCTACGAGGCCTACGGCCACCCCCCGTTCGCCCCGCGCGAGCTGATGGCCTACACCCTGCTCCACGTCTACAGCGACCTGAACTGGTACCTCCGCAGCCTCCCGGCCCCACCCAGCCAGAACTTCGAGTCACTGGCGGAGACATGGTTCGGGACGGGAGGGTGA
- a CDS encoding aminotransferase-like domain-containing protein produces MSAVDAVRDAYDVQFVGEAGDGGGSGRAEEARAGAAVPRFAERVTAVGGSPVRDILAVTSRPEVVNFAGGLPAPELFDAEGIAAAYRDVLAESAGRALQYATTEGEPVLRAALAARYGARGLGTGADDVLVTTGSQQALSLLATALLEPGDVVLVEDPCYLAALQAFRFAGARVVAVPGDGDGVDPAALEELVVRHRPKLFYTVPTFQNPTGRTLPAERRAAVASVAARRGLWVVEDDPYGELRFEGDRVPWIASYPGAGDRTVLLGSFSKVMAPGMRLGWLRAPTGLRRACAVAKQAADLHTPTVNQLAAARYLADRDLDAHVARVAAAYRERRDAMLDGLAAALPEGSSWNRPEGGMFLWARLPSSYDTTALLPRVVEQDVAYVPGAPFYAGEPDRSTLRLCFVTQTPEEIREGLRRLGAGLRG; encoded by the coding sequence ATGAGTGCCGTGGATGCCGTGCGCGACGCGTATGACGTGCAGTTTGTCGGGGAAGCCGGGGACGGGGGCGGTTCGGGGCGCGCGGAGGAGGCGCGCGCCGGGGCGGCCGTGCCCCGTTTCGCCGAGCGGGTCACCGCCGTCGGAGGTTCCCCCGTACGGGACATCCTCGCCGTCACCTCGCGTCCCGAAGTCGTCAACTTCGCGGGGGGATTGCCCGCTCCGGAGCTGTTCGACGCGGAGGGGATAGCGGCCGCCTACCGCGATGTGCTCGCCGAGTCCGCGGGGCGCGCCCTGCAGTACGCCACGACCGAGGGCGAGCCGGTCCTCCGGGCGGCGCTCGCGGCGCGGTACGGGGCGCGCGGGCTGGGGACCGGCGCGGACGACGTGCTCGTCACCACCGGATCGCAACAGGCGCTGTCGCTGCTCGCCACCGCGCTGCTGGAGCCGGGGGACGTCGTCCTCGTCGAGGACCCCTGCTATCTGGCGGCGCTCCAGGCGTTCCGGTTCGCGGGCGCGCGGGTGGTGGCCGTGCCGGGCGACGGGGACGGGGTGGACCCGGCGGCGCTGGAGGAACTGGTGGTACGGCACCGGCCCAAGCTCTTCTACACCGTGCCCACCTTCCAGAACCCGACCGGGCGCACGCTCCCCGCCGAGCGGCGGGCGGCCGTCGCCTCCGTCGCCGCCCGGCGCGGACTGTGGGTCGTCGAGGACGACCCGTACGGCGAACTCCGCTTCGAGGGCGACCGGGTTCCGTGGATCGCCTCGTACCCGGGGGCCGGGGACCGTACGGTGCTGCTGGGTTCCTTCTCCAAGGTGATGGCCCCCGGGATGCGGCTCGGCTGGCTGCGCGCGCCGACGGGGCTGCGCCGGGCGTGCGCGGTCGCCAAGCAGGCGGCCGATCTGCACACCCCGACCGTCAACCAGCTCGCCGCGGCGCGCTATCTGGCCGACCGGGACCTGGACGCCCACGTCGCCCGGGTCGCCGCCGCCTACCGGGAGCGCCGCGACGCCATGCTCGACGGCCTCGCCGCTGCCCTCCCGGAGGGCTCCTCCTGGAACCGCCCCGAAGGCGGCATGTTCCTCTGGGCCCGCCTCCCCTCCTCCTACGACACCACCGCCCTGCTCCCGCGCGTGGTCGAGCAGGACGTGGCGTACGTCCCCGGTGCGCCCTTCTACGCCGGGGAGCCGGACCGGTCGACGCTGCGGCTGTGCTTCGTGACCCAGACGCCGGAGGAGATCCGGGAGGGGCTGCGGAGGCTGGGGGCGGGGCTGCGGGGGTGA
- a CDS encoding DUF4253 domain-containing protein, with protein sequence MATLPNPLPQLAADPSGRVLGLELPLPQGRLIDATDEGPWYEPLLWCADEPAVPGAWAAVDPARRTAGLLPVLLDTGGRQGGPEGWELMPGEMSYPGDHDADEVLAEFWDGCATADDEDWPGLTEPSAPASAPAPDPDTLAADTADALVKDPARLEAPRLALVPARRSADIPAAIGWTGPLNHENDVARLCAVLRSWEDRFGIRVVALTFDQLVLSVAAPPTTETEAEAVAAEHFAFCPDNIWQGTADGTRAAYARTLIGEPTWSFWWD encoded by the coding sequence ATGGCGACACTTCCCAACCCGCTGCCCCAGCTGGCGGCCGACCCGAGCGGGCGTGTGCTCGGGCTTGAACTCCCGCTTCCGCAGGGGCGGCTGATCGACGCGACCGACGAGGGGCCGTGGTACGAGCCGCTGCTGTGGTGCGCGGACGAACCGGCCGTGCCGGGTGCCTGGGCCGCCGTCGATCCCGCACGCCGTACGGCCGGCCTCCTCCCGGTGCTGCTGGACACGGGCGGCCGTCAGGGCGGGCCGGAGGGCTGGGAGTTGATGCCCGGCGAGATGTCCTACCCCGGTGACCACGACGCCGACGAGGTCCTCGCCGAGTTCTGGGACGGCTGCGCGACCGCCGACGACGAGGACTGGCCGGGTCTCACCGAACCGTCCGCCCCCGCCTCGGCACCGGCCCCCGATCCCGACACCCTCGCCGCCGACACCGCCGACGCCCTGGTGAAGGACCCCGCCCGGCTGGAGGCCCCCCGCCTCGCCCTGGTCCCCGCCCGCCGCAGCGCCGACATCCCGGCGGCCATCGGCTGGACCGGCCCGCTGAACCACGAGAACGACGTGGCGAGGCTCTGCGCGGTGCTGCGCTCCTGGGAGGACCGCTTCGGCATACGCGTCGTCGCCCTCACCTTCGACCAGCTCGTCCTGTCGGTCGCCGCCCCGCCCACCACCGAGACCGAGGCCGAGGCCGTCGCCGCCGAGCACTTCGCCTTCTGCCCCGACAACATCTGGCAGGGCACGGCCGACGGCACCCGCGCCGCCTACGCCCGCACGCTCATCGGGGAGCCGACCTGGTCCTTCTGGTGGGACTGA
- the argS gene encoding arginine--tRNA ligase, producing the protein MAPVTSLTASVESRLTAALASALPEADGVDPLLRRSDRADYQANGILALAKKAKANPRELATQVVARVESGELIKEIEVSGPGFLNITLTDRAITENLAARYTDTDARLGVPTAEHPGTTVIDYAQPNVAKEMHVGHLRSAVIGDAVVQILEFTGENVVRRHHIGDWGTQFGMLIQYLDEHPHELDHKGSDDDLQASGEAAMSNLDRLYKTARKLFDSDEEFKTRARRRVVDLQAGDPATLAAWQKFVDESKIYFFSVFEKLDMEIRDPDIVGESGYNDMLAETCRLLEEQGVAVRSEGALCVFFDDVKGPDGNPVPLIVQKSDGGYGYAATDLSAIRDRVFHLKANSLLYVVDARQSLHFKMVFETARRAGWLNDEDVKAFQLAFGTVLGKDGKPFKTREGETVRLVDLLDEAIDRATAVVREKAEKVGLTEDEIVENGRYVGIGAVKYADLSTSAVRDYKFDLDQMVSLNGDTSVYLQYAYARIQSILRKAGDTAPAAHPELELAPAERALGLHLDQFGETVAEVAESYEPHKLAAYLFKLATLLTTFYDQCPVLKAETPAQVENRLFLVDLTARTLHRGMGLLGIRTPEKL; encoded by the coding sequence ATGGCCCCGGTCACGTCCCTCACCGCCTCCGTCGAGTCGCGCCTCACCGCCGCCCTCGCCTCCGCCCTCCCGGAAGCCGACGGAGTCGACCCGCTGCTGCGACGCAGCGACCGGGCGGACTACCAGGCGAACGGGATCCTCGCCCTCGCGAAGAAGGCGAAGGCGAACCCGAGGGAGCTGGCCACCCAGGTCGTCGCCCGGGTGGAGTCCGGCGAGCTGATCAAGGAGATCGAGGTCTCCGGCCCCGGCTTCCTGAACATCACGCTCACCGACCGGGCGATCACCGAGAACCTCGCGGCGCGCTACACGGACACGGACGCCCGTCTCGGCGTCCCCACGGCGGAGCACCCCGGCACGACGGTCATCGACTACGCCCAGCCGAACGTGGCGAAGGAGATGCACGTCGGCCACCTCCGCTCCGCCGTGATCGGTGACGCGGTCGTCCAGATCCTGGAGTTCACCGGCGAGAACGTGGTCCGCAGGCACCACATCGGCGACTGGGGCACCCAGTTCGGCATGCTCATCCAGTATCTGGACGAGCACCCGCACGAGCTGGACCACAAGGGGTCCGACGACGACCTCCAGGCCTCCGGCGAGGCCGCGATGTCGAACCTGGACCGGCTGTACAAGACGGCGAGGAAGCTCTTCGACTCCGACGAGGAGTTCAAGACGCGGGCCCGCCGCAGGGTCGTCGACCTCCAGGCGGGCGACCCGGCGACGCTGGCGGCGTGGCAGAAGTTCGTCGACGAGTCGAAGATCTACTTCTTCTCCGTCTTCGAGAAGCTCGACATGGAGATCCGGGACCCGGACATCGTCGGCGAGTCGGGTTACAACGACATGCTCGCGGAGACCTGCCGCCTCCTGGAGGAGCAGGGGGTGGCCGTCCGCTCGGAGGGCGCCCTGTGCGTGTTCTTCGACGACGTCAAGGGCCCGGACGGCAACCCGGTCCCGCTGATCGTGCAGAAGTCGGACGGCGGCTACGGCTACGCGGCCACCGACCTCTCCGCGATCCGGGACCGCGTCTTCCACCTGAAGGCGAACTCCCTCCTCTATGTCGTGGACGCCCGTCAGTCCCTGCACTTCAAGATGGTCTTCGAGACCGCGCGCCGGGCGGGCTGGCTGAACGACGAGGACGTCAAGGCGTTCCAGCTGGCCTTCGGCACGGTTCTCGGCAAGGACGGCAAGCCGTTCAAGACCCGTGAGGGCGAGACGGTCCGGCTGGTCGACCTGCTGGACGAGGCGATCGACCGCGCCACGGCGGTGGTCCGGGAGAAGGCCGAGAAGGTCGGCCTGACCGAGGACGAGATCGTCGAGAACGGCCGGTACGTCGGCATCGGCGCGGTGAAGTACGCCGACCTGTCGACCTCCGCCGTACGGGACTACAAGTTCGACCTGGACCAGATGGTCTCGCTGAACGGCGACACCTCCGTCTACCTCCAGTACGCGTACGCCCGTATCCAGTCGATCCTCCGCAAGGCGGGCGACACCGCTCCGGCCGCCCACCCCGAGCTGGAACTGGCCCCGGCCGAGCGCGCGTTGGGCCTGCACCTGGACCAGTTCGGGGAGACCGTGGCCGAGGTAGCCGAGTCGTACGAGCCGCACAAGCTGGCCGCGTACCTCTTCAAGCTGGCGACCCTGCTGACCACGTTCTACGACCAGTGCCCGGTCCTGAAGGCCGAGACCCCGGCGCAGGTGGAGAACCGCCTGTTCCTGGTCGACCTGACGGCCCGCACCCTGCACCGGGGCATGGGCCTGCTGGGCATCAGGACGCCCGAGAAGCTCTAG
- the lysS gene encoding lysine--tRNA ligase: MPIVAQSTETTDWVSRFADEVIEESERRAPGKPVVVASGLSPSGPIHLGNLREVMTPHLVADEIRRRGHEVRHLISWDDYDRFRKVPNDIDGVDGTWAEHIGKPLTSVPAPAGSAHPNWSEHFKAAMVDALAEMGVEFDGISQTEQYTTGVYREQILHAMKHRGDIDAILDRYRTKKGPAKKQSQKPVDEAELEAAEGSGAAGEDDGSSGTAGYFPYKPYCGGCGKDLTTVTAYDDDTTELTYTCTACGFSETVALNEFNRGKLVWKVDWPMRWAYEGVVFEPSGVDHSSPGSSFQVGGQIVGIFGGRQPIGPMYAFVGISGMAKMSSSKGGVPTPGDALKIMEPQLLRWLYARRRPNQSFKIAFDQEIQRLYDEWDKLDAKVTDGSALPADVAAHSRAVRTAAGELPRTARPMPYRTLASVADITAGAEAQTLRILSELDPTDPLSGLDEVRPRLDKAEAWINTQVPADQRTVVREEADAELLKSLDEASLQSLRLLLDGLAEHWSLDGLTHLVYGVPKVQAGFSADATPKELPAEIKTAQRSFFALLYHLLVGRDTGPRLPTLLLAVGQERVRALLGE; the protein is encoded by the coding sequence GTGCCGATCGTGGCTCAGAGCACCGAGACCACCGACTGGGTCTCCCGTTTCGCGGATGAGGTCATCGAGGAGTCGGAGCGTCGGGCCCCGGGCAAACCGGTCGTCGTCGCGTCCGGCCTCTCCCCGTCCGGCCCGATCCACCTCGGCAACCTCCGCGAGGTCATGACCCCGCACCTGGTCGCCGACGAGATCCGCCGCCGCGGCCACGAGGTCCGGCACCTGATCTCCTGGGACGACTACGACCGCTTCCGCAAGGTCCCGAACGACATCGACGGCGTCGACGGCACCTGGGCCGAGCACATCGGCAAGCCGCTGACCTCGGTCCCCGCCCCCGCCGGCTCCGCCCACCCCAACTGGTCCGAGCACTTCAAGGCGGCGATGGTCGACGCGCTCGCCGAGATGGGCGTGGAGTTCGACGGGATCAGCCAGACCGAGCAGTACACCACCGGCGTGTACCGCGAGCAGATCCTGCACGCGATGAAGCACCGGGGTGACATCGACGCGATCCTCGACCGGTACCGCACCAAGAAGGGACCGGCGAAGAAGCAGTCGCAGAAGCCGGTGGACGAGGCCGAGCTGGAGGCCGCCGAGGGCTCCGGCGCCGCCGGGGAGGACGACGGCAGCTCCGGCACCGCCGGGTACTTCCCGTACAAGCCCTACTGCGGGGGCTGCGGCAAGGACCTCACCACCGTCACCGCCTACGACGACGACACCACCGAGCTGACGTACACCTGCACCGCCTGCGGCTTCTCCGAGACCGTCGCGCTGAACGAGTTCAACCGCGGCAAGCTCGTCTGGAAGGTCGACTGGCCGATGCGGTGGGCGTACGAGGGCGTCGTCTTCGAGCCGAGCGGGGTCGACCACTCCTCGCCGGGCTCGTCGTTCCAGGTCGGCGGGCAGATCGTCGGGATCTTCGGCGGCAGGCAGCCCATCGGGCCGATGTACGCCTTCGTCGGCATCTCCGGCATGGCCAAGATGTCGTCGTCCAAGGGCGGTGTGCCGACGCCCGGCGACGCGCTGAAGATCATGGAGCCGCAGCTGCTGCGCTGGCTCTACGCCCGCCGCCGGCCCAACCAGTCCTTCAAGATCGCCTTCGACCAGGAGATCCAGCGGCTCTACGACGAGTGGGACAAGCTCGACGCCAAGGTCACGGATGGCTCAGCGCTGCCCGCCGATGTCGCCGCGCACTCCCGCGCGGTGCGCACGGCCGCCGGTGAGCTGCCGCGCACGGCCCGCCCGATGCCGTACCGGACCCTCGCGTCCGTCGCCGACATCACCGCGGGCGCCGAGGCCCAGACGCTGCGCATCCTCAGCGAACTCGACCCCACCGACCCGCTGTCCGGCCTCGACGAGGTACGGCCGCGGCTCGACAAGGCCGAGGCCTGGATCAACACGCAGGTCCCCGCCGACCAGCGGACCGTCGTGCGCGAGGAGGCCGACGCCGAGCTGCTGAAGTCCCTCGACGAGGCGTCCCTGCAGTCGCTGCGGCTGCTGCTCGACGGCCTCGCCGAGCACTGGTCGCTGGACGGGCTGACGCATCTCGTCTACGGCGTGCCCAAGGTGCAGGCCGGCTTCTCGGCGGACGCCACGCCCAAGGAGCTGCCGGCGGAGATCAAGACGGCCCAGCGGTCGTTCTTCGCGCTGCTCTACCACCTGCTCGTCGGGCGGGACACCGGGCCGCGGCTGCCCACGCTGCTGCTCGCGGTGGGGCAGGAGCGGGTGCGGGCCCTGCTCGGGGAGTAG